The segment CGCATTCCCCCACAACGAAAAAGGCACCATAAACCTAACCCTCAAAAGCCAAGAAAACAACCTAATATTAACCTACTTTGACAACGGAATAGGAATACCCGAAACAATAGACATACACAACTCAAAAACATTAGGCTTAACCTTAATCAATAGTTTAACCTCACAAATCAATGGAACCCTACAACTAACAAAAAACCCAAAAACAACCTACACCATCACATTCAAAGAACAAAAATACAAAAAAAGAACCTAAACCTACGCCCACCGTCTGGGCAGTTTTATCCACAGGGTACTGAGGTAAAATTATGGCAACTGTTCCAAAAACAGATGAAACCATGATAAAATGTACTTGCAGCACCTGGTCCCACCTACAATGAATGCATGCAAAACAGAAAAACTAGGAGTATTCTGCTCTGTAGGTGACGAAATAAGATGCTTCGAAAAACAACAAGGATGAAAATGCCAAGACTGCACAATTTCCTCAGACTACAACTTCTCAACAATATACCGCTGCAAAGATGGATCCCCACAAATAAAAAAAAAAAGAACTTTTCCTCCCTTTTTTTCTTTAACTTTTAAAAACTTTTCTAACAAAAAATTATTAAATCTTTGATTTTAAATCTATTAATGGACATTTAATAATTATAAAATTGATTATAAGCTGATTTCTTCAAGTCTTGATGAATCTGGAAGTCCCTCCGTTGCACCTTTCATCTGTACGGAGCAGGCCGCAACGAAGTTACCAATCTGGGCAGATTTCTGGATGCCCTCACCCCTGATGAATCCATAGATAAATCCTGCGTTGAATGCATCTCCAGCTCCTGTTGTATCAACACATCTAACCTTTAGTGCATCTATAAAATGGGAGGATCTGCCGTCTGTAACGTATGCACCTTTATCTCCACGTTTCACCACAACAACCTTTATTCCATAGTCAAGGAGTTTTTTACTTCCCTCTTCACATGTAAAATGGGATGTTTCATTGTTTTTTAAAAGATGCTTCAACTCCACCTCGTTTATTAGGAGTATATCAGTTTTTAGGAGAAATTTTTCAAGAAAATCCAGACCCCTCTCTATGTACAGCATTCCAGGATCAAAGCTCACAACTACACCTTCAGGAATTTGATTTAAAATCTTCTTTTGAGACTCAGTGGATTGTTTGGAGGTATTTGAGACAAAGGAGGTTAGGTGAAGTACACCTGCACCAGGGATGTAATCACCTTGAATTTCATGGGATTCTATCAGGTCGTTTACCCCTGGATCAACGTAGAGTGCCCTTTGACCCTCCTCATCAACGAATCCTGATACTGAACCGCTTCTACCTTCTGGAGCCAGTATCACCCCATCTGTGTTGACATCCTCATTTTGCAGGTTCTGAAGCAGGATTTCTCCTTCACGGTCCCCTGCTACTTTACCTATGAATCCTGCTTTCAGGCCAAGCCTTGAAAGCCCGACAATTGTGTTGGCTGCTGAACCTCCACAGGATTCTGTTAAACCTGTTATGTACGCTTCTTCATCCATGCCCGCTATTTTATTCACTCTGTAGAGCTTGTCAAGGTTAAGGGCTCCAAATCCTACAACATCAAGATTCATTCAAACAGCTCTTTAAGTTGTATGTTGTAATCTCCCAGTTTTCCCTGATAGTTTCCTGCAGAGACTTTTAAAACATCATCAAAGTTCATTACAGCTTCAATACCCACTTTCATAGCTTCAAACACTGATCCCATGTTCAAACCATTTATCACGATCTCTGGAATGTAACCCACACCTCCAGGGACCATTGACTCTTCTTGAAGTGTTTTTTTAAGGGATGGACAGTATGGATGGTTGGTTGTTGGTCCTATCCAGGGATAATTCGTTTCAGGTTTTGAGGCTGCAGAACAAATATCAAATGGAGCTATAACTCCTTCAACTTCTTCTATGGCTTTGAGTGCGGCTCTTCCAGCTTCAAGCACGGCCTCCTTGCTACTGCACATGTACCAGAAGTTGGCACCCATAACACCATTCATGT is part of the Methanobacterium aggregans genome and harbors:
- a CDS encoding carbohydrate kinase family protein — translated: MNLDVVGFGALNLDKLYRVNKIAGMDEEAYITGLTESCGGSAANTIVGLSRLGLKAGFIGKVAGDREGEILLQNLQNEDVNTDGVILAPEGRSGSVSGFVDEEGQRALYVDPGVNDLIESHEIQGDYIPGAGVLHLTSFVSNTSKQSTESQKKILNQIPEGVVVSFDPGMLYIERGLDFLEKFLLKTDILLINEVELKHLLKNNETSHFTCEEGSKKLLDYGIKVVVVKRGDKGAYVTDGRSSHFIDALKVRCVDTTGAGDAFNAGFIYGFIRGEGIQKSAQIGNFVAACSVQMKGATEGLPDSSRLEEISL